GCATGGCCATGCCCACATACTTGGCTGGCATTGCTAGCCATTGCTATACTATGTgtctgtttgggggagttttagattctaagaagcagctgtttggtagctagcttctgagaatttggaaaagctctgaaacccagcttctccagcttctagcttcttagttcatttttcagaatatgtaactacatattctcagaagctgtggactgtttagGGCAGTTTCTAacagaagcagcttttgggaaaagctgcCGCTGAGACAAGATCCCCAAAAAAAGGGCCTATATATGCTGCTGGTTTCCTGGTTTGGTGGTCTCATGCTCATGCATGGACACGTCCATCTGTGTGAATTCTGAAGCTGCAAGAACCTCTCGCCGTGCTGCATGGGCCATCCACCGGCGACCTCCTCAccggccggcgccaccgccggcgtcagCGTTATGGTCAGCGACCGATATGTAAGTGTGCTGCTGCTGGTCAGCTCTGCCTGCAtatgttcgatcgatcgattcattGCTGACATGATTGATTGAATGATTGCATGCGCATGCAGGTTGAGATTAAAAATGGCATCTTTGAGGTTACACTGTCCAACCCCGACGGGATCGTGACCGGCGTCCGGTATAATGGTGTGGACAACTTGATGGAGATTCTTAACAAAGAAGACAAGAGAGGGTACCTACCTGACAATTTTGCTTACGCTTTTTATCCTCTCTTTGATATGTTTAAGTAGCATAGAGGCTCACGCAAATTACGTGGCTAGCAtcgttagattttttttttctcatttaatagcttaaatattttcacattttattattaaaaatatattataatgacAACGTAATTTTAAACTCTTGGTTGAACTAACAAATGTGTGATATTTTTATTGTATTGTATACGTGAtagctatttataaattatatttatatatggactcaagaataatcttttaatattccttagtttttaaatttcgaatttcCTTTGTTCATAAattctatttctatatggattctagactactcttccaatattcATTTTTCTAAactctgaattttagttatttataaattatatttctatgtggactttaaactcttctttcaatatttatttttttaattttgaatccCAATTATGGTAAATTGTATTACTATATTGACTCTAGACTTCTTTTTCcaatagtttttattttttaaaatttagctatttctaaattgtattcatatatggacgttagacttttttttcccaatattccttatttgttaactttaaatttcagttatttataaattgtattcctatagaCGCTAGTCTCTTCTCCCAATCTtgtttattttaattttgattttttgtaattctaaattgtatttctatatggactctaaactctacttttattttttttatttttaagttctAACTTTCATTTAGTTCTAAATTCCTATGTGTGGACCGTagactcctcttccaatatttctaCTTTTTTAATTCTCAACctgttatttctaattgtatttctatatggattctaaattcatttttcaatatcttgttttttaatattttaatttaaattatttataaattgtatgcctatatagactctagactcttttttttaatatttattattttttatttcaaatttcagttatttataaattgtattcatgtatggactctagactcttctCCTAAtcttgcttttttaaaaaaaataatttgaattttagttaattctaaattgtatttctatatggactctaacttCTACTTTTAGTTTTCctattttttatttccaaattttaattaattctaaattttatacttaTATAGACTCCAGTCAactctttcaatattccttatttttaattctgaatttcatctatttttaaattgtattcctatatgaactctactttttttctttttctccgattaatatgggaatttctaggccgtgagagTAAATGTGGTGGACCGTAGACTCTTCTTACAATATTTCTACTGTTCTAATTCTCAATatgttatttctaattgtatttctatctagactctaaattcattttttaatattttgtttttttaattgtgaattcaaattatttataaattgtattcctatatagaTTCTAGACTTTCTTTCTAAATATttcttgttttttattttgaatttcagttgtttataaattatatttatatatagactcTTGACTCTTCTCCCAATCTTgcttttttatttcgaattttagttatttctaaattttatttctactaaaaaaatgctcgtgcgttgcaacgggtgaaatctattttaatcttattgttgttatacggtttagttaaggtgagaTTAACCGTGGGAATTtgcttgaatatatatattttaaaaagtcatgagctgcaattaggattCTTGTGCACATAATATAATtaactttaatttttaaattaaaaactggTTCATTATAAGATTTTATAATCAACAAAAATTTGTTGAAGAAAGAGGTACTATAGTTTTGAGTTTTCATCAACCGGATGTGTATGGTCCGTGCTAGtggtcgagaaaaaaaaatttgcgcGCAAATATGATTTGACAGGAGGGAgggaaagtagacttattccagGAGAGGCCCATAAAAAGTAGATTTATTCCAGGAGAGGCCCATAGACACAGTGCAAGTAATATAGGTgtaaaaaggagagagaggtgaTTACATGGAAGATACATATACTATATCAACCGCGGTTTTGACCCGACAATTAAACGGATCCCCTGAAATCCttacgtattttttttattaggtacAGAGGTATATATTAGAATTAGAATTAAATAACAtgttattattaaaataaaatacaaaatacattttttattaaattcttcatgAATGAACCACACTATCTAGAattgttttgaatttttcaaagctcaattgctaattttaataatacaaatattattttaataattaatttaaagtaaaaacaaacttaaaaaccctCTCCTAAGTCTGGGCAAATCTGGCccattcttcttctcctccctcttGGGCTGCCATCCCTCCCTATTGGGCCGTCATCATTATCTCCACTTGGGCCCAGCAGCCACCTCTCTTCCTTTCCTCCTTCTTGGGCCACCATCCTCGGGCCCAACAGCCATGCCAACCCATGAAAAGAAGCAGATGGGAATAAAACCGAAAAAGACgacggaaaaaaaaggaaaacggcGAAAAAAACGCacggacgaaaaaaaattgTCGGAAAACTTATgtatttttaattaggtatatatatatatatataggtatagatatagatatagatatagatatgaaCTCTAACTTCTACTTTTAGTTCtcctattttttaattctgaattttaattaattccaaattgtatacttgtatggactctagtctactctttcaatattccttatttttaattccgaatttcatctatttttaaattgtattcctatatggactctacctttcttttttttccgattaatgtgggaatttctaggtCAGAAGAGCAAACGTGGTGGcttcttttttattactttaataaGATAATAGATAATTAGCAAGTACAATAGTTTGGTACTACTTGGATCTTGCCACATCCTACCAGTGTACATTTGTTAATTGTTATTGAGCTACTTTGCCAATTTAAAACTAAAGAAGAAATATTTTAGTCCTCATTCAAGTATAGGCTGCAACTGAGGTTATAGTCAATTGGTCATAAGGTGTTGTATGTTGTCAGGTACTGGGACCTTGTTTGGAGTAAACTGGGAGAAAGAACTGGCATATTTGATGTGTAAGGGTTCTCAATTCACTCCTCAGATTTCAGGCATCAGTTCTGTGCCTCCATATGAATACACTTTTTGTGCTAGAGAGAGCCCAGATGTAGCTGACATTGAACGTTGTTACGCAGAATAAAAGGGACAGAGTTCCGAATCATATATCAGGATGAAAACCAGGCAGAGGTCTCGTTCGTCAGAACATGGGATCCTTCTCTGGAAGGCAAAGCTGTTCCCTTGAACATTGATAAGAGGTGATCCAATAGCACAGGCATACAATGGAGTTGTTCTCAGCAATTCATTTGGAAAAGGCAATCATGTTTAACAGAGCAAGTAATTGATATATTTTGACAGCGCAAGTATGTTTGTATAGGTTCATCGTACTCCGGGGCTGCTCAGGATTCTATACTTACGGAATCTATGAGCATCAGGAAGGGTGGCCTGGTTTTAGCATGGTAGAGACCAGGGTGGCCTTCAAGCTTCGGAAAGACAAGTTGTTCTAGTTCCtgaatttaagtttttttttttcgattttgctatatctcactcgagagtttttttcttatctcactcgattttctcactcaaatttaTAGTGTATTTTCTtataagttacaatgtaatttatgaaacttacgCTGTAACTTTTACAGTGTAATTTTGAATcttaagttttgaaatttatattggatttggtctttttcttacAGATATGGTAATTAGTgtccattatggtgtttcttagCTGTTTCTTGTCTTTTACTGTGTCTATTAGATTTTAATCCAAATattaaaaatctgtgtgatatgatcataaaaatatttcgaAAAATGCATAGatactccctttttttttagtttgctgAATTATGCTACATCTTACACTGAATCCATTACTTTGGTGCAAATTCAGGTTTCATTACATGGCATTGGCCGACGACAGGAAGAGAATAATGCCGATGCCTGAAGACCGAGTGTCGCCCCGGGGACAGCAATTAGCATACCCTGAAGCTGTCCTTCTTGTGGACCCAATAAATCCTGACCTAAAAGGAGAGGTAAGCTGAAAaaataaggattttttttttagagaacgACGGCAGGAGATCTGCCAGaattttaattatcatttaAACACTATTCCTGGTAAATTTACAATATCATGAAGAATCTAAACACTGTTACTGGTAAATTGTCAAGGTTGATGATAAATACCAATACTCGTGTGAAAACCAGTATAACAATGTCCATGGATGGATATCATTCGATCCTCCAATTGGCTTCTGGCAGATCACTCCGAGTGATGAGTTCCGGACAGGAGGTCCCGTCAAGCAGAACCTGACCTCTCATGTTGGGCCAACTATGCTGGCTGTAAGTTCAGACATTATATTATATTGAAATAAAAAGTTCAGATTATTAAGTTCAGACATTCTTCTGAAACCCTTTTTCTTTAATCTGATTTTCAGATGTTCCTTAGCGGTCATTATGCTGGAGATGACCTTACACCCAAGTTCTTGACTGGTGAATACTGGAAAAAGGTCCATGGGCCTGTCTTCATGTACCTTAACTCCAGTTGGGATGGAAGTAACCCAACTCTACTCTGGAAGGATGCAAAAGTTCAGGTGACAGATTGGATGCATATTTCTTCTCTACTTTGatatctttattttatttacaaaagtTCAGGTGATAACATTCAGATTGAATAAGTTCTTATTGACAGTACAAGTGTTATGAACACGGCACAAGTAACTTGTAATTTAATTCTCCTTTGGAAAACAGATGATGATTGAGAAAGAGAACTGGCCGTACTATTTTGCACTATCA
The Oryza glaberrima chromosome 8, OglaRS2, whole genome shotgun sequence DNA segment above includes these coding regions:
- the LOC127781410 gene encoding probable rhamnogalacturonate lyase B, yielding MGHPPATSSPAGATAGVSVMVSDRYVEIKNGIFEVTLSNPDGIVTGVRYNGVDNLMEILNKEDKRGYWDLVWSKLGERTGIFDVIKGTEFRIIYQDENQAEVSFVRTWDPSLEGKAVPLNIDKRFIVLRGCSGFYTYGIYEHQEGWPGFSMVETRVAFKLRKDKFHYMALADDRKRIMPMPEDRVSPRGQQLAYPEAVLLVDPINPDLKGEVDDKYQYSCENQYNNVHGWISFDPPIGFWQITPSDEFRTGGPVKQNLTSHVGPTMLAMFLSGHYAGDDLTPKFLTGEYWKKVHGPVFMYLNSSWDGSNPTLLWKDAKVQMMIEKENWPYYFALSDDFQKTEQRGRISGRLLVRDRYLHDADLYATSAYVGLALPGDVGSWQRECKGYQFWCRAHDDGSFSIRNIVAGDYNLYAWVPGFIGDYKLDAKLTISSGDDIYLGDLVYEPPRDGPTMWEIGIPDRSASEFYVPDPNPNYVNRLYINHPDRFRQYGLWERYAELYPDSDLVYTIGQSDYTTDWFFAQVNRRTDQSTYQPTTWQIKFNLDSVSPNSTYKFRVALASSANAELQVRFNNQDRTAPHFTTGLIGKDNTIARHGIHGLYWLFNIDVSGAWLVQGMNTIYLKQPRNQSPFQGLMYDYLRMEGPSGS